The Clupea harengus chromosome 5, Ch_v2.0.2, whole genome shotgun sequence genomic sequence CTGCACATGAATAAGGTCTCACACAGTTAACATATATCTGTACATTAGTGAGGTCTCACCCTGTTCTGTGTCgggcttctctgtctctctctcagtctctccatcccttgctctctcctcctcttttttggcaccatctcctttctcctcttcctccaccattTCTTCTTTACTCTCCTACAGattcataaagacacacacacgcacacacacacatggttgttTCTCTGTTAACAAAGATGAGGGAAGAGGATATACGTACATATCGAGAAcctgaacaaacacaaaatggctCATTAATTGTTGGCAAAGCTCAaggcagagtacacacacacaaacacacacacacacacacacacataaacacacgaaacacacacacacacacacacacacacacacacacacacacacacacacacacacacacacacacacacacacacataaacacacacaccttgttttCCTTCTTGTCCTCACTGGGCTGGCTTTCCCCTTTACTCTCCTCACTGGTCTCCTCtgctagaacacacacataaacaccaccaacattgccatcatcatcatcatcatcatcatcatcatcatcatcatcatcaccagcaccaccaccaccaccatcatcaccatcatcctcattatcatcatcatcacacacacacacacacacacacacacattagtcattAGTAGTAATACCAATGATTGTATAATGGTAACGTTATTGAGGACCTGAGCCAATCCCTTGCCCTCTGACCTGGTTTGTCTGCGTCCTCCAGGCCCGTGCCAGCGATCCCGCTACCCTCAAGACCGTAGAGCGGGTCAGGTCGCCCGCTGGTCCGCGCTGCCTCCTCTACCCGCCTTACGTGGGCCTCCACCAGAGCAGCGGGCACCTCCTCCTTCATGCGAGAGAACTCCTCTGAGGAAGTGGCAAGACAAGAGGGAGACAATATATGAGGTTGAGGTGCGGAGAATATATATTACGGCAATATCTAATACAAGACTAGCTTGGATTTTGGATGGAAGTTACCAGTAAGCATGATTTGTGTAAAACTACATCCATCTATTTGTCTATACTTAACAGCAATTTAAACGAGATAGAAatctcaagtgtgtgtttgttagtgtaaAAGGTCCTTTCTagtatgtttgtgtaagtgtctACGTCAATCAGTGTTTCATGGTcctaacatgtgtgtgtcagtgtgtcatggtcctaccatgtgtgtgtgagtgtctgtgtttagtGGTCCTctagagtgtatgagtgtgtgcctcagagtgtgtgtgtcagtgtgtgtgtttcatggccCTACCGAGTGCTGATTTGGCGGCGGCGGAGGCGACTCGCGGGTCGACCACGGAGGCGAGGAAGGCGACAGTGCTCATGACAGGGTTTCCTGATTGGCTGAAGGGCACGGGCTGGTAGGCCAGCGGCCCAAGCGGAGCCCCCTCCTCCAGGTACGGGTCCTCGATGGGCAGACGCAGGAAGTGCAGGATGCACTCGTCCTGCGTGCGGCTGCCCACGTGCTCCGAGACCTTATTCCAGTCGTCCTTATACATCTCCAGTCCCTGGGGGGGAAACAAGACGCACACATCAACCAATGAGAAACTAGGTGTGGCTTCACCTGTGCCTTAGGGGGAGGTGAGAAACGTTGACTATTATATTGTTCATATTGTTTAGAAATTCTGAATgggtttgtttgagtgtgtgtgtgtgtgtttcatgtgtgcttatctgtgtgagggtgagtgtgtgcgtgtgtgcgtgtgtgcgtgtgtgttacctcCAGGAGCAGCAGTGTTTCCTGTTCTGTCCAGTCCCGTGTGGCACTTGCTGGATTCTTAttctgaacaaaaaaaacaaaaacaaaaaaaaaaaacaagaatcaaCTACAAAAACAACGTTCAGATTAAGAGTATCATAATCATTCAATCCATGTGCAAGATCCACCTCCTCATATTCATACTCAAAGTTCCCTTCAACTAGTTCCAAAGTTCCAAAGTGATTTTCTGCATTCCCTTTGGTTTTAGGTGCGGAGGTTCTCCCTCCTCTGCCACATACTTTACTGGGGCCAGTCTTCTTGTAGATGTCTGTCCTCAGGCCGAAGTTCTGCAGGTCAGCTGGCTTATCCTTCACCTTCTCTGGGAAAGACAACAGCTGCTGCGGGGTGGCAGCCTGCAGGGACAGAGAGtcaaggagagtgtgtgtatcaatcaatcaatcaatttatgtatttgatcaagagggacagtgtacattcatgaacattaaaatgtaaatgcacccaattatagccaaaaggctagtttccattggcagtccccctgccagagtgaaaaaaaggctatacaacctaaaaaaaaggcattaacgtatatatcaaacataacattgacaatatataaaaaataaaataaaataaaatcccaatacacaagctccacttagtccttaaccatgggtagaagggaaagaacaatgggtatacaaacaaacaaacaattctactgcttacccactaattatcacatttttggttatttatcaaccatgttttgagatttctTTAAGATaaagcagttgaatgaggttgattctctaaaGTTCTGTGTACATGACTATATTCACTATGTGTGAATTTGAGTGAACatgagtgtgcatctgtgtcacCTCTGGCCACTTTTGCCTCAGGCTGGATTGTGCACCTTTGcatatgtactgtatctgtgtAAATTACtgtgtaactgtatgtgtgtgcgcgtgtgtgtgtgtgtgcctgcgtgtgtgtgtgagtgtgtgtgtgtgtgtgtgtgagtgtgcgtctgtgtgtgtgtgtgtgtgagtgtgcgtcggtgtgtgtgtgtgtgtgtgtctgtctgtgtgtgtgtgtgtgtgtgtgtgtgtgagtgtgtgtgtgtgtgagtgtgcctgcgtgtgtgtgtgtgcctgcgtgtgtgagtgtgtgtgagtgtgcgtcggtgggtgtgtgtgtgtgtgtgtctgtgtgtgtgtgtgtgtgtgcacatgtgagtgtgtgtgtgtgcatgtctgtgtgtgagtgtgtgtgtgtgtgagtgtgtgagtctgcgtccgtgtgtgtgtgtgtctgtctgtctgtgtgtgtgtgtgtgcacatgtgagtgtgtgtgtgtgcatgtgtgtgtgtgtgtgagtgtgtgtgtgtgtatatgtgtgtgtgtgtgtgcgtgtgtacctgtgcctgtgtcttgGGCTGCAGTGGTATCAGGCTGGACGGGGTGTCCGCCAGCACCTGGAagtgggaggtgggaggggggcCCATGGGGGTGGGTCGACTCTCGGAGTCCACCTGGTAGTTGATCAGCCCCCACTGCTCTAGAAACGCAtgaaccctacacacacacacacgcacacacacacacacacacacacacacacacacacacacacacacacacacacacacacacacacacacacacacacacacacacacacacacacacagacgcacacacaatttatttagcagacactcaACCAAAGCAACTTAATGCACATCTAAGGTATAGATTTTATCAttatgcacactgcacactgggaAACATCACACACTTTTGAAatcacaagaaaacacacatcgAAACACCTTAAACTCAGTAATCTGAAGCTCAAAGAAGACCTGCAGTTCTTCCTCCTTACCTCATGATGGCGCACACGTCTCCAGCCAGATTCCTACGGCACGCTGTAGAGGTCAAATACTCTTGGGGGTTCAGCCGGTATGTGTCTATCATGAAGTTGCGATATGCCAGGTAACTGGAAGAGTTTAAGATGAAACAAGAGAGTGAGATAATTGTGAATAAGAGACATGGCTGTGAGAGTAATTATTTGTTCTATAGGGAGAAAGTACATATCACAGtatctgtgatgtgtgtattgGATTTTACTTACATTTCAGGTGTCTTGGACTTGTTCTTGCCGTTAAAAAATTCAGGGAGAGCTCTACGCTCTATGGCATgaacactgagagagacaggaagatagagagaggagagaaagagagaacgagagagaaaaaagaggtgAGTTGAGCCGTGGAAGACACAGCTTTTACAGCAAGAAACTTTCTAAACATTTAGCATCTATATGAAAAACCagaaaaccagaaaaaaaaacgtttaaaaAATAACTCCAGGTCACAAATCATGTACTTGCACTATTACTCTAAGTATTACCCTACGTATATCCCCACCTACAGTACCTCATGTAAAAGCATGGCTTGGGATTAATACATTCACAGTATTGATTAATCAATTGAGGACTAAATTAGGATGACCAGACGTCCTGTTTTAACTGGGACAGTCCTGTATTTCAGCATTTTCTTTAGTGTCCCGACTTATtctgaaaaaaagaatcatATTTAGCCCCTTTTTTCCTCATTCCTTACATTTTAATAATGGGTTTGAGAGCAATAAGACAAAGTTCATGGGAACATGATTTACCGACGATCAAGAAGATacagtgcaggagtgtgtgtcttttactgGTGTTTGTGAAGGATTTGTCTTTtcttggcatagtgtgtgtgtgtgtgtgtgtgtgtgtgtgtgtgtgttttcacacaacGGAATCTGGTCAACCCTATTTTAAAACCACATCCAAGGCTACTTCAAATTAAAGTGTAGTGAGAGTTCAGCAGCTTCCTGTTCCAGTGGTCACCTGTTGTAGTCGAACCAGGCTGCGTAGCTGGGGATAATAATGTGGTGCGTTTGCTCTGTGACGTTATCCTCATGCAGGTCAGCGCCCTTCACTGGCTCTCCTTTAACACTGGGGgatccctcctcttcctcctacacacaaacacacacacacacacacacatatccaaacaagaaaacacacatacaaacacacacacaccacatgtggAGACAAACAAAAGTTGGTtcattttgccattttttttaaatcatctaCTCCTAATGTCAGTCTGGATAGGTGGACAATAGAGTAAATGCACATTTCCAGACAACAGCTGATGGCCACTCTATCCATGGCCAATCTACACCAGATAGAGGCCACACGGCCACACGGCCACacggccacagacacacacagacacacaagaacgcacacacacactcgcactcacacacacacacacacacatgcacaaacacttgcacacacatgtacacgcactcacacgcatgcacacacacttgcacacacacacacacgcattaaggGCCAGAGCCACAGACTCAACTGCTATTTCTCAAGGCAACGGCTACATTAGTAAACGGAAGACGTCCATAAATTGATTTTTAAATGCTGGGAAATAACTTATTAATGAGCGGTTAAGACCATTCAGGCATTTTGTCTGATGAGGACCCAGTGGATTACAATGGTAATAATAAGATAATAAAGCAGCATGCAAAACTAATATGCAGACATGGACTCTTTTCACAGGACTAGAAAGCCATGGGGACACTGTACTCATTCAACGTTGCTGATGTGTGCACCCAAACATTATGATGTAGAAAGATTACCTTGCCTACTGTTTCCATGGATTCATCTTCTTGTTCATCTGTGTAGTttaaagaaagcgagagaaaaaggagagagggtcAAATTGCTGCCTAATAAGAGTTAagatgtgaaaatgtatttacatgtgCCTGTGTTAACAGCATGCAAGCAGGCTGGGTAATTTCAACCTCTGAGATCATTTAGATGCCATCAAAGACACTGAGGAGAAGAATGGCcttttattgtgtgtgagtgtgtgtgtgtgtgtgtgtgtgtgtgtgtgtgtgtgtgtgcgcgtgtgcgcgctcgtgtgcgtgcatgtgtgtgtgtgtgtgtgtacctgtcttaGGAGCAGCGCTGTCCTCAGTGGGAGGGGTGGGTGACGGCTCGTCTGCCTCTTTGCTGCCCtcgtcctgctcctcctctctctgccctcgcTTTGACTTGGTGTAGGGGGTTGTgggtctgagacacacacacacacacacacacacacacacacacacacacacacacacacacacaaaattgtgTGGTTCACAAAACAGTAGGtaaaacaacaatattcaaTATACAGCAACtttctcccttgccttgaatctttagaaaaaaatattttgcacatcttatccaccccCTAAATATTTCGAGGCAAGCAGTTGTCCTCACACCAagaactcttttttttaatctgttgtCATACAgtaatactgtagataccatgACCATGTGTAGTAAATTGTGTCAGttgtacagtggttagtgttgttgtgtAACAAGCAGCTGACTTgagttcaattcctgggcaatagAAGATGCATAtagtaagtcactttggataaaagtgtctgcaagGTACCAGACCTTTGttgtagttgcatttttgggtcacttgcccatgacttacatacacaacagtaatagagggaaaatgtcttcaggaacaactacatctatatttttctttcaatcatgcacatttcaatgcaaatattGTAATACCACTTTGTATAGTTAGTAACAAGTCCgcaaacaaactaaacaaagcagaaaacagaatacattttccCCAAAAATCAGAATAAGCcatcttatttcaagtgtatagtttaatttgtctatcaaaatacagcatattcccatctacagtgatctacaTTTTGTTAGGTTTTGAacgttaactgttttgaacacaGTATCTAAATGTCTGACACTGACCGagaggtatccatgaatttcagaagaagtggttattgaatgcattttgtatctaagcaatggaaaagtatccacagtttggttcacatagtctactgatatggtgaatgtgtgaagTATTTTgaaaaaagtggacatggtattgagtgTTAAAATGATTGGGAAAAAATGTAATACGTTGACTTGAGTAGGCAGGggccttaatgtactgtatatgtgtcatagtgtgcatgtgtgtgtatatgcatgtgagtgtgtgtttgtgtttgtgtgtgtgtgtatgtgagcaccTCACCCTTTTTTAGTGTTTTTCTTCTTGCTCTCCTGAGAGGGCGGGGCAGGGGAGGGTGAACGCGAGCGTTTCCTCTTCTTGGCGTTTCCCGCCTTCTTATCCCTGCGGTCGTCAGGGGTGGACACCTCGTCCGTCAGCGTCTTAGCAGagatcctcttcctcttcgtccCCCCCTCGCCCACCTCGTAGTCTTCCTCAGTCATCCACTCATTATACTGGTCCAGATCCAGGATCCATTTAGCGTGAACCTGGTAGAGACAGAGCGGTgttagacacgcacacacacactaaaacacacacacacacacacacatagacaaacacacacacacacactaaaacacacacacacactaaaacacatagacacacacacacacacagactcacacacgcacacacacaaacacacacacacagactcgcacacacacaaacacagacacaaacacagaca encodes the following:
- the smarcc2 gene encoding SWI/SNF complex subunit SMARCC2 isoform X2 codes for the protein MCSVLSQNGSSFSLLHRHCIMSEAVYARHYITQGGAQIRISSASKMAVRKKDGGPNVKYFEASDTVSQFDNVRVWLGKNYKKYIQAEPPTNKSLSSLVVQLLQFQEEVFGRHVSNPPLTKLPMKTFLDFKPGGALCHILASAYKFKSDQGWRRFDFQNPSRMDRNVEMFMTIEKSLVQNNCLSRPVIYLSSEIEPKLLVKLKDIIKRHQGSLTEDKASSSHVVVPIPPSLEEEEWVRPVMKRDKQVLLHWGYWPDSYDTWIPANEIEAAVEDPPTPEKPRKVHAKWILDLDQYNEWMTEEDYEVGEGGTKRKRISAKTLTDEVSTPDDRRDKKAGNAKKRKRSRSPSPAPPSQESKKKNTKKGPTTPYTKSKRGQREEEQDEGSKEADEPSPTPPTEDSAAPKTDEQEDESMETVGKEEEEGSPSVKGEPVKGADLHEDNVTEQTHHIIIPSYAAWFDYNSVHAIERRALPEFFNGKNKSKTPEIYLAYRNFMIDTYRLNPQEYLTSTACRRNLAGDVCAIMRVHAFLEQWGLINYQVDSESRPTPMGPPPTSHFQVLADTPSSLIPLQPKTQAQAATPQQLLSFPEKVKDKPADLQNFGLRTDIYKKTGPSKVCGRGGRTSAPKTKGNAENHFGTLELVEGNFEYEYEENKNPASATRDWTEQETLLLLEGLEMYKDDWNKVSEHVGSRTQDECILHFLRLPIEDPYLEEGAPLGPLAYQPVPFSQSGNPVMSTVAFLASVVDPRVASAAAKSALEEFSRMKEEVPAALVEAHVRRVEEAARTSGRPDPLYGLEGSGIAGTGLEDADKPEETSEESKGESQPSEDKKENKESKEEMVEEEEKGDGAKKEEERARDGETERETEKPDTEQGEGDKDRENKNPLEEGQKEGESEGERKAKVERDVGEGNLATAAASALAAAAVKAKHLAAVEERKIKSLVALLVETQMKKLEIKLRHFEELETIMDREREALEYQRQQLLADRQSFHMEQLKYAEMRARQQHFQQLQSQQHAPVPSSNPPAPPHATATTPAPPPPVPSPAPPTVTSPPAEAPPPAPQAHAHSVSGNTPAVAAMHEPSTPAEPVHPSTPVPPPQ
- the smarcc2 gene encoding SWI/SNF complex subunit SMARCC2 isoform X3, which codes for MCSVLSQNGSSFSLLHRHCIMSEAVYARHYITQGGAQIRISSASKMAVRKKDGGPNVKYFEASDTVSQFDNVRVWLGKNYKKYIQAEPPTNKSLSSLVVQLLQFQEEVFGRHVSNPPLTKLPMKTFLDFKPGGALCHILASAYKFKSDQGWRRFDFQNPSRMDRNVEMFMTIEKSLVQNNCLSRPVIYLSSEIEPKLLVKLKDIIKRHQGSLTEDKASSSHVVVPIPPSLEEEEWVRPVMKRDKQVLLHWGYWPDSYDTWIPANEIEAAVEDPPTPEKPRKVHAKWILDLDQYNEWMTEEDYEVGEGGTKRKRISAKTLTDEVSTPDDRRDKKAGNAKKRKRSRSPSPAPPSQESKKKNTKKGPTTPYTKSKRGQREEEQDEGSKEADEPSPTPPTEDSAAPKTDEQEDESMETVGKEEEEGSPSVKGEPVKGADLHEDNVTEQTHHIIIPSYAAWFDYNSVHAIERRALPEFFNGKNKSKTPEIYLAYRNFMIDTYRLNPQEYLTSTACRRNLAGDVCAIMRVHAFLEQWGLINYQVDSESRPTPMGPPPTSHFQVLADTPSSLIPLQPKTQAQAATPQQLLSFPEKVKDKPADLQNFGLRTDIYKKTGPSKNKNPASATRDWTEQETLLLLEGLEMYKDDWNKVSEHVGSRTQDECILHFLRLPIEDPYLEEGAPLGPLAYQPVPFSQSGNPVMSTVAFLASVVDPRVASAAAKSALEEFSRMKEEVPAALVEAHVRRVEEAARTSGRPDPLYGLEGSGIAGTGLEDADKPAEETSEESKGESQPSEDKKENKESKEEMVEEEEKGDGAKKEEERARDGETERETEKPDTEQGEGDKDRENKNPLEEGQKEGESEGERKAKVERDVGEGNLATAAASALAAAAVKAKHLAAVEERKIKSLVALLVETQMKKLEIKLRHFEELETIMDREREALEYQRQQLLADRQSFHMEQLKYAEMRARQQHFQQLQSQQHAPVPSSNPPAPPHATATTPAPPPPVPSPAPPTVTSPPAEAPPPAPQAHAHSVSGNTPAVAAMHEPSTPAEPVHPSTPVPPPQ
- the smarcc2 gene encoding SWI/SNF complex subunit SMARCC2 isoform X1 is translated as MCSVLSQNGSSFSLLHRHCIMSEAVYARHYITQGGAQIRISSASKMAVRKKDGGPNVKYFEASDTVSQFDNVRVWLGKNYKKYIQAEPPTNKSLSSLVVQLLQFQEEVFGRHVSNPPLTKLPMKTFLDFKPGGALCHILASAYKFKSDQGWRRFDFQNPSRMDRNVEMFMTIEKSLVQNNCLSRPVIYLSSEIEPKLLVKLKDIIKRHQGSLTEDKASSSHVVVPIPPSLEEEEWVRPVMKRDKQVLLHWGYWPDSYDTWIPANEIEAAVEDPPTPEKPRKVHAKWILDLDQYNEWMTEEDYEVGEGGTKRKRISAKTLTDEVSTPDDRRDKKAGNAKKRKRSRSPSPAPPSQESKKKNTKKGPTTPYTKSKRGQREEEQDEGSKEADEPSPTPPTEDSAAPKTDEQEDESMETVGKEEEEGSPSVKGEPVKGADLHEDNVTEQTHHIIIPSYAAWFDYNSVHAIERRALPEFFNGKNKSKTPEIYLAYRNFMIDTYRLNPQEYLTSTACRRNLAGDVCAIMRVHAFLEQWGLINYQVDSESRPTPMGPPPTSHFQVLADTPSSLIPLQPKTQAQAATPQQLLSFPEKVKDKPADLQNFGLRTDIYKKTGPSKVCGRGGRTSAPKTKGNAENHFGTLELVEGNFEYEYEENKNPASATRDWTEQETLLLLEGLEMYKDDWNKVSEHVGSRTQDECILHFLRLPIEDPYLEEGAPLGPLAYQPVPFSQSGNPVMSTVAFLASVVDPRVASAAAKSALEEFSRMKEEVPAALVEAHVRRVEEAARTSGRPDPLYGLEGSGIAGTGLEDADKPAEETSEESKGESQPSEDKKENKESKEEMVEEEEKGDGAKKEEERARDGETERETEKPDTEQGEGDKDRENKNPLEEGQKEGESEGERKAKVERDVGEGNLATAAASALAAAAVKAKHLAAVEERKIKSLVALLVETQMKKLEIKLRHFEELETIMDREREALEYQRQQLLADRQSFHMEQLKYAEMRARQQHFQQLQSQQHAPVPSSNPPAPPHATATTPAPPPPVPSPAPPTVTSPPAEAPPPAPQAHAHSVSGNTPAVAAMHEPSTPAEPVHPSTPVPPPQ